Genomic DNA from Paramisgurnus dabryanus chromosome 11, PD_genome_1.1, whole genome shotgun sequence:
gtGTCCTTTAAGCTGTACATGTCATTCATATGTCTGTGGTCCTTACAATTAAATCCCAGGGATTTTTGCGCTGCTAACTCAATGCTCTATATATTGAGTCAAAGGTACATGTATCTTCCCTTTTTGCAAAAGTtattaactttatgcaaataagATTGAGGAATGAAAGCTAATAActcaaaatatatatacatatacttaTATGCATCAATGcgcatatacacacacatatagttTTTTCTATAACCACTGCATCACCACAATGAAATGTAGCATTGCTACCGTCACAGTCCTAATGCATGTCTACACATAACACATAATGCCTGTGTGAACTGTGCATTTGCTGCATTCATTCTCTTCAGCACTGATGTAAACAGGTCCATGTGTGAGCATCACAGAAGAGGAGCTGAAGCAGCAGGGCTATGAGTCTATGCAGCATCATACAGTACATCTATGACTTGAACTACTGATCCATATGTTTAAATGAGATGATgtgattggttacatgtttgtgaTGTAGGAATGAGATTTTATAGAGGAAATACTCAGCAATGGCGTTGAATGATGAATTGCATATGGTTTGTcataaagcatattaaaaacaccacataaacatataaacaaccataaaaatatgattttcaCCACAGGGCGACtccaaaaacatttcatttatcaAAGTGAGACAGATTCATTAAGATTTGTGCCTCACTTTATGTAAGGATAaacaacaatacaaatgcaaaaaataatattaaactgtTATAAATAAGTGATATTTGGGCCTAACTGAAGAATTTAAATGTGGTTTTGTTTCTTTCTAATACAGATCTGTCTCTGTATCTGGTTTATGAATGATCATGATTCTTGTTTTACATCACTGGACATATTAAATCCTTTCTTTTGGTAAAACTTTGCATTTCATTCATAGTGCAGTCATGAGAAAccatgaataaataacatttatgatgtgattttaacatgttatggtcattacagatttttttctcaGACTGGCCAATAAACACACACGCGCACGTGTCCCTGTCAATCAAATCTCAGTTTCACTCCAGATGCCATCATCTTCATAAGATGCACAATAAGtgtaaacaacatttaagaATCTCTGATCCAAATAATCTAACAACTTTATAACAATAATGCTGTTTTtgttgttcctgtagctcaactggtaaagTATTGTGTTGTTAGTTGTGAAAGGTCGTGAGTTTGATTCCCACGGAAAACGCATAGTGATAAAAACAAAGCGCACATTTAAATTCAACTCTAATGCATCTAACGTTAAGTTACAAAACATTCACTGTAAACGTTCACATGGTGAGTTTTTAcaccaaaaaaataataaaatatactaaatataaataaaatatactaCATATATTACACTAAGATAATTAACATTCCTAAATACGACTTATTTCAGAATTCACATACCGGATACCAAATAAATGAAAGTGATGTTTTAATGCTTgcaccaaaaaacaaaacaatctgATAATAAAAACTCACCGTTTATCATTAAAACTTTCTCTTCAGACTCATGAAGTCCGCTCAAATGTTTTCACAGAAGTGTCAGAATAAAGGATTTGTTTAATAAACTGTTCCTGGAGTTTTCCTATGATGCTGCCTTTCTTGCACCTTCACCACAAACGCGACGCGACAGAAACGCCACTGCTGCTGTGACGTCACATGGAAAGAGCCAATAGAAATCGCTTTGCACAAAAGCGTCTCGAGACTCTTCGGTTTCTTTGTCAATTCCTGGTGCTTTTAAACTTGAAAATAACCtattaatgatttaaaaatatacatgaacACCAAACTCAACTCAGAGTGAGTGTGAATAACTCGAGgatgtgcgtgcgtgcgtgttgTAAAGTTAGGATGTCTTGGCGCCATCTAGAGCTTCAGTAGTGAAGAACACTTGCTGACAGTTCTGTAGGGCAGTGGCTCTTAacattattcctggaggcccacgtACTACATAGAAAAAAGTTTTATCATAGAAATCAAACTGTAGCAGATAATGTGTCAGAGAAAACTAAAAGACACAGAGATCAGAATAAAAATCAGCACCCAGATGTGACGATGAAAATGTATTCTTCCGAAGAGACTTTAGATGCAGATTTAATTTTATATGAATTAAAAAGAGCTCTATAGGGAGTTAAACATATCCTGGAAAGGACAACATATGTTATGATCAAGCATTTGTCCCATAAAGTCTTTTCAATGTGCATCAATAGTTCATATAAACCTGGAAAGGATAAATCTAACCCAACTAAGTATAggcttatttatataaattaaaggaaaaatatacaatttacaggctaaactatttttttgaaaataatggaCTCATGTCACCATACCAGGGTAGATTTTGGGCAGGGTGGAGCACAATGCATGCTGTTTCAAGCCTAGAAGCTGATATGAGGAAAGCACAAGTAGCCTACTGTGAATAAAGAGGTTTTggtagggttttttttttttacattaagaAGGCATATGATATGCTTTGGGGGGAATGTCTACTCCTAAAACCTTGGAATTGAAGGGAAGATATATAAGTGGATTATTGATTTTCTTCTTGAAAGAACAACACAAGTTAGTTTAAGATTAGAGTATCCAATGACATATAAGGAAGTGTATGTAGTCCTGTAAGCTATAgtttattaatgttattttGATCAATGATGTTGTGTATAATATTTAAGGAGCCATATGAAGATAGTTTTTGCAGATAAGGACACAGTATTACTTGTGTATCAAAAAAGTTACAAGAAGCAGTAATTGAAGTAGATGCATGGGCAACTAATTGAAGCTTCAGATTATCAGTATAGCCAAAACCAAAGATATGTGcgttacaaaaaaaaaagataagtacTGTATACCAGCAGTTCAGCTGAAGTTAAATCAACAGGAGCTGGAGCAAGTTTTAGCAGTTAAATACTGTGGATGGAACAAAAACTGACAATTGCAATGCATGACTAAAAAGTTCATAGAGAATCGTAAAATAGGAgtcaatggccctcatttatcaaaagtgcgtacaccaaatttccagcgtacaccttgcgtacacccaaaaccacgatgactttgagatttatcaatatggacgttggcgtacggcacgctcaaatcctacgccagctcaggaggtggtgtacgcacattttgagttagtgcagaaatgcgcaaaaacttcctaacaccacaaaacgtactgacaaactaaaatatatgatatattatgacccactgtaaaaaacatagtaattataaacttcagtgtttatttttatgcaacaatgttcaatgtttcatttgtgagactttaccaaagcatttgatttgtatgcatatgtattccttcagttgagagcctgtgcgctttacctgatgtttcagagcgagcatgtgaacggagcttagtgggagcggagcgttgagcggtgcggtaatattaccatcaaagcgcctttccgaaaattccgctccctcagcaccgctcgttgaacccagaacgccctttgataatttgctagttcgagaatctgtaaaaacgtctagcaataagttatggaattcaagccttatacataaatgtaaagtaaaaatcaaagttaagattgagcaggaagaaaaaattgaaagggactgcggagagactgtaaagagttagcaaatattcttcctggaatctgaagcggcacattgcaagaaagcacaaggatgtgctacgaaaacatggtaataatgcatcaaaaggtaagctagttacatattcgatgataaataaatacagatgaggtaaggtaaaatgcttgtgttgaatgcagccgtaaatccgatcatgatgacatgcggacaaaattatggccacgaataattttttatgctatggacacttctttttcttatttagtctaaagtatggccataaatttagaatttgttcccaatattcaacagtttgttccttggaattaattattataatatttagaatatttcgtaattactattacaattattattacttcaaattatgaattagcttagctaaaacatgtggatgtcgtggaaacaaattgttaattttaattatatccggagctccgtatcaaactggatctaagatacagctaacaaacaactgtatgtaaatacagaacaacactacaaaagttactacatcattttaaaatattatataaaaaaaaattaactgaaccattaagcagacatagaatttagatgtaggcaacagtaaataataataataataaataattattcttctaaatatcaattaataataaaaataataataagaatattacaaattgtcatccaattattaatgtgtcttctttaaactgccaaataaaacaaatttgtttcttttcacttccctggattctcttctttgccgtctttcgtgtgtcaatggcgtaaaatgagggcgtgggggaggcggagacttgaatttatatgggcttgttattctaatgacgctcgttttcggccgcggcatttatgaagggcagatattgcgtacacctgaatatcaacggtacgcacagtttcataaatcaggcggtgagaggagtgtaagcataatcttacgccaacatatacgcccgtttctacgcaagaatgataaatgagggccactATGTTTATCAGGGCTTGAATGGGTATCTTGTAGGATATCACTGAAAATAAGTACTGTACATTAATCAGATCAAGCTTGGATTACATTTGTATGGACGATGTGCATTAAAAACCACATTAAAAAGACTGAAGCAATGCAAAGTCAAGCTCTACCAATTTGTTGTGGTGCCTTTAGAACATGTCCTATTCAATTAATGAATTGAGTGACGCTGGCAGAGGTGTataataatacttaagtattttagttacattttccaagcatctgtgctctatcagagtgtttgtcttgggaaaagaaaatttctttactaaaaaatgttcactacattctaaagcatagaatcatactgtgtattcattatatattgcatattataaTTGATTTAATACATAATTACATACAAATTGTgcacttttacttttcttgagtaaaagtacgaaaataattttattatataaattatgaaatgtagtggagtaaaaattatgaaaatatgttttggaatgtatgttttccaaagaaaaacactaataaaatacgaataattgaaaatttactttttagtagaaagtaaaaatacttaagtactataCAACTCTGGACGATGGGGGGTCCCAGACCTCCTATAAGCATTGAGGGACCTCCTATAAAGCACAAATATTAACTCCCTTTAGAAAACAGGTAAATGTGCAACAGgtaaatgtaaacattgtgATCAAAAATAGAATTTCAGAAGTATGAAAATGAGAGACTTAAAATATTTCAGGAAAATTAGTAACTTAGGCaatgaaacatttaattaaataacttataATTAAAGAATAGACCCATTAAAGTACATTAAAGAAATATGGCTAGATGGGATAATTTCGTTGtcttccctgctgaaaaacaaaacaataaaaccattacagaaaattctaatggtttccattaaaatacctaTAGGAAccagcttttaccattaaaacccacagcactgtagtgtgttttgggatatattccattagaaccaataaaattcccaataaaaccaatagaatttctgtgGTGGTGtctattattttttaagaagGGTTGTATATTGGTGCTCTATCTGGTGATGtgagaaacgaagcttttcgaacCTTTGAATCAATTGAACGAATTGCTTCgtaaattgattcagtttttcgaagcgttcgaaacaccatacacgctagcgacacctgctggtcaaaattgtgtaaaagcagcaagatctgtccaaacattttacactttttacaaaataatagcaatattgttctaaaaatatgtttttaagaaaaataaatgatttcatttaattaagacataattaaaagtgtattctgtgtttttagttttatttatggcaaacaaatcattaaaacgaactccctttttaattatgcacatttttttcattaaatctgtctataaacaaaaagacaaATGTAGTGTTATAAGTCAGAAGAATGCATGTTTTATAAACTTTTacaataaaactgacccgagttcacctggtcatttgtgatcaactccccctagtggtgaatcgAAACGTTttgaaacagttatgacgtaatgaagcctcgtttgctaaaatcacgtgactttggccagtttgaaacaagctccgaaccaatgattcgaaacaaagattcctaaatgtttcgaagcctcatgaagcgtGCTTCGAAATCACCATATCGGCCTTCACTAGCTCTTTCTTCCAGATTAGTAGGTGGCGGTAGTGAACAGGAAGTTAGTTTGCAACCGCCATTAAATGTCTGACGAAGAAGAAGAGTCCGGGTCATTGGTAAGACTACTATTTTAAAAAACgtgataataaaaataatagtagtcattatttaaagattattattattattatgacgAGCATTGTTTCTGTTTATTGTCAGTAAATAATGAGATGTTTATTCGATGACGTATGGCGCTAGTAATTGTGTTGTCACAAAAATGTAAGATTGTTATAGCGAAATTAGATCAGTGACATCTAGAGTTAGTATAAGCTAATCATAATCAAGCTAAATATAAAGTTTACCATTTAAACCACTACAAAATTCCTCTTTGTATTGTTTTCTGGGACATATTCCTGTAGGATTTAACCCAACACATACCAGTATAGACCCACAGAGACCATTATAGTTTTCATtacaaccaataaaattcccattAAATCCAATATCATTTTTGTGATGGTTTCAATCGTTTTGTAGCACTACCAGGGTTATAATAGTTAATATTTTGTAATAcgacttgatgacgtatgcagcctaaaAATGGGACCTCCGGATGCTGCAGCCTTCTGTTGGAGAAACTGTCAACGTCGGCGCGGTAGCAAAAGCTGCCTGCATATGTGTGCAAATTTATTATTTAGTATAGAAACCTTTCGTTTACTACCATAAACGAATGATATTTTATAATTCAAAGTAAAAtcctttttttatatatctgtttttaacattttaattaaaaatcgATTTCATGGCAAGATTATGAAACCTTAAAACAGTGTTGAGACATACAATATGTATTGAATTGTATAAAACCAAAATCTTAAAGAGAGGTCTTACTCCAGATGTTTCTGTTCAAATCTTTATTATAGCACTGTAGTCCACATAGCCATGTGCTGCTGTTTGTCATGAATGTTGTAGTAGTAAGAGTGTGATGTGATTGACAGGGTTGTAATGTTGCTGATACAGAAGCTCTTCAGGCTAGAGAAACTGAACGTTTGTCTAAATCGAATCAGATGTCTAAACAGCAGAACAACACCAACACATCATCAGCCGCTGCCGGTTCTTACGCTCTTCACTAAGGTACATTAAACATTCAGCTGACGCATCTTCACGTCATCCACTAACTCTCATGGTTTCAAGTACTGAGGAATCACAGCTCATGTCCTGTAGCTTAACTAATGTGTGGTATAGACACTATCTACTACATGAAtacatgcaaaaaaaactttactgaGTTGATCTGACTGTTTTCAGCATCCCTGCCCTTTGTGCGAGGAAGCTAAAGAAATACTTGAGCCATATAAACACAGGGTAAGAGAATATCATGATGTTCATGCTGAAATATTTGTTGAATTGTTTGTTGAATGAGTTTTGTTGTATTAGTTTGAATTACAGGAGGTTGACATCAGTCTGCCAGAGAACAGTGTTTGGTGGGAGAGATACAGATACGATATCCCCGTCTTTCATTTCAATGGACAGTTTCTGATGATGCATCGTGTAAACACAACGCTTCTAGAAAGGGCTCTGGAGAAGCATTGAAATCaactgtataataataataatgatgttTGTAGATGATATACTGTGTTTTCTTTCTTCACACACTGGCGAATGTTTAATAAAGCAGTAGACTGAATGTGTTTATTGTCCTGTCTGTTATTATGAGAAGTGTCTGAGGAGGTTAATGTGTTGGATGATGAAATCAGACTTCTGATGCCAGGTGGAGGAGATACTGAGATACCTGATGAAacctaaaataataaagaacaAAAACTGCTATTACTGCTCTCACAATTTATTAAAAAGATGTTTCACCACACAGGTCTCCAGCAGGCCTGACAAACATTTCGTAGTCACCGTTTGAAACAAGTAATAACCCAATCACTACAAATAACcaatacaaacattttaaataaatcactAAGAAAAGgttttaaatcaaaatcaaaATGCAGACCTTTTGCAGACAGAGTACTGAGTGTATAAATGTAAAAGGCTTTGCTTCCCTttgtaatataattttattaaagtCGCCACCCTAGGTGTTTTTGTTTAATGCCTAAATAGTGAAGGGTCAACaagttttgttttaaagcatCAAAATGCACAGCAATCCCATCCAACATTGCAAGGTGGGGCTTGGAGGTTTGTCCATGGGTTCCACTATGGCCCCACCTGGGTTGCCCACATGAATTTGATATAGAAACTGAGTGGGGCTTATGTGGGGCCCAGCTGGGCAACACATCCCCACCTAAAGCCCACATTATTTACCAGGGCCCAGTATGGGTTTTTAATGGGTACTGAACTGGTCCCTTATTATGtaataattatacttttaatgcttaattgtaatttacataaataatatatttgtttaaaattgaaaacCGATAAAAGCAAAACAATTTCTGTTCGGTAGATATCAGTTTTCAGCataaatattcaacagtttatTAATCTGTAACATTACAAAACATGAAGGAGGTGCAAtatgaaaaatgaaataaaaaaactgtaaaggtTCAATATATCAAAATACTTTATTGTCAATTCATAACACTTTCAATGCTAAAATATAaatcaacatttcaaaactacTAATGCAGGTAATGtctaacaatttaacataacacttaaaaaaagCATTGAAAGAAGTCAATCTcttaaaatacttgagactcaaaaacaacacaaacattgctcactGTTCTGGAGATGGTCTTAATTCTGATCATCAATTAATCTTTGCTCAACAGTTTTATGAAGAACTTCCAAAGCATCCACAGCCAAACTCATTAAATGTCCTTGGACGTTTGCTTTGATTCATCGCTGTGCAGTCCGTGAACTTGCAGTATAAAATTTTCTAAAAACACAACTCAGAAAAAATTACAAGTGTAGCGGTTGTGAGAGACTCCTGCTGCTCCGGTAGAAACTGCATCCTTGCGCCTGAGCGGAAATTCTtgtagtttaaatgtttatcatcTTTATAGTTGTAATTTTAAAAGTCTGCCTATTTAAgcaaatattatataaaatatgatattatattatatgaaaaaaaaatcacaattaaaaacatttgaagcagGACTACTTTGTCAAGCGTAATGTGTCGTAGCAGTGAGCAGATCATAATGaggtctccttatatgaaacacctacTCCACTCATCAgactccttccagaatgtttgaaacatttctttaattaacacactaacaaaCTGATGAATTTTCTGACATTTCTTATTTTCACTCATTCTCAGCTCTGCAAATTTAAATACAACTAATAATTGATAAATTCATATGCAGGTAAACATTATAAATAtcacaattaaatgtaaaaaataatgcatttttatttcaaatgttttatacCGATCAGATCctatctgtgatattatttgcTCTTTGTTAAAAGTGACTATCAaccaaaagtaataattttaggagtttaaatgtatataaaatgtatttcaagcataaaaatgttttgcccaCATAGGTGCCATGAGGGCCCCACATTATTATCCCACATGGGCAAACCTATATGGGGCCCACATAGGGAAACCCACATGGGACCCATATATATTGCCCATGTTAAGCCCATGGCCACATGAAACCCATGTTGCCTATATGGGACCATGTGGGGCCCACATATCaatgttaattaaatgtaaaaaataatgcatttttaattaaaatgttttatactgaTCAAATCATATATGTTATATTATTTGCTATTTGTTTAAAAGTTACAATCAACCAAAAGTTATTATTTTAAGattgtaaatgtataaatatgtatttcaagcataaaaatgttttgcccaCATAGGTGCCATGAGGGCCCCACATTATTATCCCACATGGGCAAACCTTTATGGGGCCCACATAGGGAAACCCACATAGGACCCACATATATTGCCCATGTAAAGCCCATACCAGTGGCGGCCCTGGCTAGATTTACGCCCTGGGCAAACCATCCCTTGGCCgcccccagaaaaaaaaagaattacCCCCAAACCCGCCACCAACTGTTAGGAACGACAAACACAAGgatcccagcgcagaggtgttTTATTCAAGGTATGTATAAGAGATGACACCAATATGAAAGTCAATATGTATAAGAGAAGACACTCTGTGTTCGTGGAGATGTATGCGAGGAGGAGACAACTCAGGCGAGACAGGCTCAACGGAATTCCTTCGGGAAAGGCTCAGAGTGGGAAACACAGCACAGCCGTAGAACATCCACTCGCACATCCAAAATCCTCAGAGAAGAAAtcctggcggggcacagagagagagagaggcggtcagagtcttcagcagagtctgtgctggacagcgcacagcgGCAGTCCGAGCCTTAcgcagaattacgcgcccgAAAGCGCACTGCTGCTGGACAGCGCAAGAGGTAGACTGGCGCTCGGAGAATCCACAGACAGAGAGAACACTGAGGCTTGACGGTGACACACCACTCGGGAGAGGCTGACAGCAGGGCTCGGAGTCTAACGGggtaaaggcagcagagagcacggtgagTAATACAAAATGAGAACAAGCGACAGAAACTAAGACAcgacaggactagaactagacaagctagcgggcaggaacatactaagacgaacttgcaaagaacatggaaaacgaggggaatttaaatcaaaccggatggggcaataataaggatcaggtgtgggacgccggtgagaagagttggagataatgagatcaccaggtggaaggcgcgcacgtgtggagctgtcaaaacataaacacaacacaacacagggtgaaacaaagacaaagcggccaatgagaccgaaatcatgacaggacccccccccccacgaccgccactgggcggtccatgaggaggctcaccccgtcgccggcggagatcctctatcagcccagggtccaggatgtcccgggccggtacccaacatctctcctccggaccatatccttccc
This window encodes:
- the c11h5orf63 gene encoding glutaredoxin-like protein C5orf63 homolog, with protein sequence MLLIQKLFRLEKLNVCLNRIRCLNSRTTPTHHQPLPVLTLFTKHPCPLCEEAKEILEPYKHRFELQEVDISLPENSVWWERYRYDIPVFHFNGQFLMMHRVNTTLLERALEKH